One genomic segment of Photobacterium sp. DA100 includes these proteins:
- a CDS encoding COX15/CtaA family protein — MKQDNYRTWVAVTFALSLCVIALGAYTRLTEAGLGCPDWPGCYGFAGVPKGDAQQALAASRFPDAPLEADKAWNEMLHRYVAGTLGLMILALNILAWRKPTRPKALPFMLLATVIFQALLGMWTVTMDLMPVVVMGHLLGGFTTASLLFLLWLRLDSRAVLPQVEIPHRGLQVFAVFGLLVVIGQIGLGGWTAANYAAVVCTQLPLCEVDWRQGFDTSAFALIQPEHETYQYGVLDYQQRVTIHVTHRIGAMVTAMTLTALAFLLWRLRALRVVATVMLLVLAGQIGLGITNIVASLPLSVAVAHNVTGVLLLLSLVAVNLQVYRMRLQGACPGQVAAGQGMDKHVA; from the coding sequence ATGAAACAAGATAACTACCGCACCTGGGTAGCTGTGACCTTCGCTTTGTCACTGTGCGTCATTGCCCTTGGTGCCTACACCCGCCTCACCGAAGCCGGACTGGGCTGTCCGGACTGGCCTGGCTGCTATGGCTTTGCCGGGGTGCCGAAGGGGGACGCCCAGCAGGCGTTGGCCGCTTCTCGTTTTCCTGATGCCCCGCTGGAGGCAGATAAAGCCTGGAACGAAATGCTGCACCGCTATGTTGCCGGTACCCTGGGGCTGATGATTTTGGCACTCAATATCTTGGCGTGGCGCAAGCCAACCCGCCCCAAAGCCCTTCCTTTCATGCTGTTGGCTACGGTTATTTTCCAAGCCCTGCTCGGGATGTGGACCGTCACCATGGATTTGATGCCTGTCGTCGTGATGGGGCATTTATTGGGCGGGTTTACCACCGCCTCCTTACTTTTCTTGCTCTGGCTGCGGCTTGACAGCAGAGCGGTACTACCACAAGTGGAGATTCCCCACAGGGGGCTTCAGGTGTTTGCTGTGTTTGGTCTGCTGGTCGTCATCGGGCAAATCGGACTGGGCGGGTGGACGGCGGCCAACTACGCGGCGGTGGTCTGTACCCAGCTGCCGCTGTGTGAAGTGGACTGGCGGCAGGGGTTCGATACGTCGGCCTTCGCCCTGATCCAGCCCGAGCATGAGACCTACCAATACGGGGTGCTCGATTACCAGCAGCGGGTCACTATCCATGTCACCCACAGAATAGGTGCCATGGTCACCGCAATGACACTGACTGCGCTTGCCTTTTTGCTGTGGCGGCTGCGGGCGCTGAGAGTGGTGGCGACGGTGATGCTCCTGGTGCTGGCGGGGCAAATCGGCCTTGGTATTACCAATATTGTGGCCAGTCTGCCGCTGTCGGTCGCAGTGGCGCATAACGTGACGGGTGTGTTGTTGCTGCTATCGTTGGTGGCGGTCAACCTGCAGGTATATCGGATGCGATTGCAGGGCGCTTGCCCCGGCCAGGTCGCAGCCGGACAGGGAATGGATAAACATGTGGCATAG
- the cyoE gene encoding heme o synthase, with product MAKSQVVVKGGYKPLSPGRVWQDYLTMTKPKVVAMLLLTALVGMCLAVPGIPPLKAVVFGLVGIGLQSAAAAAFNHVLDRRFDAKMARTYHRPLAKGRVETHKAVVFACVLMVAGFVVLWQLNALTAWLTFASLIGYALVYTVWLKHATPQNIVIGGLAGAAPPLLGWTAVTGELHSHALLLVMLVFTWTPPHFWALAIHRRDDYAKAGIPMLPVTHGIGYTKTMVLLYTLMLALVGLLPWLTGMSGWLYLIGSSVLNLGFIGYALKLKFADEPGHAWATFKYSIWHLLALFVVLLADHWLAALLI from the coding sequence ATGGCAAAGAGTCAGGTTGTAGTCAAAGGGGGCTATAAGCCCCTGTCACCGGGTAGGGTGTGGCAGGATTACCTGACCATGACCAAGCCCAAAGTGGTTGCCATGCTGTTGCTGACAGCATTGGTCGGGATGTGTTTGGCCGTGCCGGGGATCCCGCCGCTCAAAGCGGTGGTGTTCGGTCTGGTGGGGATCGGCCTGCAGTCGGCCGCTGCGGCGGCCTTCAACCATGTACTGGATCGCCGTTTTGATGCCAAGATGGCGAGGACTTACCATCGCCCACTGGCAAAGGGGAGGGTTGAAACCCACAAGGCGGTAGTTTTTGCCTGTGTATTGATGGTCGCCGGGTTTGTGGTGCTGTGGCAGCTCAACGCCCTGACCGCCTGGCTGACTTTCGCCAGCCTGATCGGCTATGCCCTGGTATACACCGTCTGGCTCAAGCATGCCACGCCGCAGAACATTGTGATCGGCGGGCTCGCCGGAGCCGCACCGCCCTTGCTCGGTTGGACCGCCGTCACCGGCGAACTGCACTCCCATGCCCTGCTGCTGGTGATGCTGGTCTTCACCTGGACTCCCCCCCATTTCTGGGCGCTGGCTATCCACCGTCGGGATGACTATGCCAAGGCGGGGATCCCGATGCTGCCGGTCACCCATGGCATCGGGTACACCAAGACCATGGTGCTTCTTTACACCTTGATGCTGGCCTTGGTTGGGTTACTACCTTGGCTAACCGGGATGAGCGGCTGGCTGTACCTGATAGGAAGCAGCGTGCTCAACCTCGGCTTCATCGGCTATGCGCTCAAGCTGAAGTTTGCCGACGAGCCCGGCCATGCATGGGCCACCTTCAAGTATTCGATATGGCATTTGCTGGCACTGTTTGTGGTATTGCTGGCCGATCACTGGTTGGCGGCCCTGCTGATTTAG
- the dinF gene encoding MATE family efflux transporter DinF produces MLQALRDRTLHRQVFALALPMVLSNITVPLLGLVDAAVIGHLEHAWYLGGVAVGGTMINVTFWLLGFLRMATTGLSAQAYGASDREAQATVFIQGLALAWLMALVLIVFHQPVAELIFHFSSASSEVKTYAEQYFSIRIWGAPAALANFVIMGWLLGTQNAKLPMWLLIVTNLVNIGLDVLFVLGFGWKVQGAAAASVLAEYSGLIMGLWFVSCQWRSHALPALRSKLGSVRQGIGRLLKLNRDIFLRSLCLQLTFTFMTFQGATLGDNVVAANAVLMSFLMLVSYAMDGFAYAMEAMVGKAIGARNRDELGRSLVGTTFWSLVISLVLTLVFAVFGRDIIALISDIPAVQDEAAQYLPWLAAVPLVAMWCFLLDGIFIGATRGREMRNSMFVATCCYFALWWLLSGFGNHALWGAMLGFMAMRGGGLAAIFAYQWQKNIFLQPANANK; encoded by the coding sequence GTGCTGCAAGCGTTGCGAGATAGAACATTGCACCGTCAGGTATTTGCCCTGGCACTGCCGATGGTGTTGTCGAATATTACGGTTCCCCTGCTGGGGTTGGTCGATGCGGCTGTGATCGGGCACCTCGAGCACGCCTGGTACCTTGGCGGGGTCGCGGTCGGCGGGACCATGATCAACGTGACTTTCTGGCTGTTGGGCTTCTTGCGGATGGCGACTACCGGGCTTAGCGCCCAGGCCTACGGCGCGTCGGATCGCGAGGCGCAGGCTACGGTCTTTATTCAGGGGCTAGCCCTCGCCTGGCTGATGGCCTTGGTGCTGATTGTGTTCCACCAGCCTGTTGCCGAGCTCATTTTCCACTTCAGCTCGGCCAGCAGTGAAGTGAAAACTTACGCCGAGCAATATTTTTCAATCCGGATTTGGGGCGCGCCGGCGGCACTGGCCAATTTTGTCATCATGGGCTGGCTGCTCGGTACCCAGAATGCCAAGCTGCCGATGTGGCTGCTGATCGTAACCAACTTGGTCAATATCGGTCTGGATGTGTTGTTTGTTCTCGGCTTTGGCTGGAAGGTACAGGGCGCGGCAGCGGCATCGGTACTGGCGGAGTACAGCGGGCTGATAATGGGGCTGTGGTTTGTTTCCTGTCAGTGGCGTAGCCATGCGCTGCCGGCCTTGCGCAGCAAGCTGGGCAGTGTTCGCCAAGGTATCGGCCGCTTGCTCAAGCTCAACCGGGACATCTTCCTGCGCAGTTTATGCCTGCAGTTAACGTTCACCTTCATGACATTTCAGGGAGCCACGCTAGGCGATAATGTGGTGGCTGCCAATGCCGTACTGATGAGCTTTTTGATGCTGGTTTCCTATGCCATGGATGGGTTTGCCTATGCCATGGAGGCGATGGTCGGCAAGGCCATTGGGGCGCGAAATCGTGATGAATTGGGACGCAGCCTTGTGGGTACAACGTTCTGGAGCCTGGTGATCTCACTGGTGCTGACCCTGGTCTTTGCCGTGTTCGGGCGTGACATTATCGCCCTGATTTCGGATATTCCAGCGGTACAGGATGAGGCGGCGCAGTATCTGCCATGGCTGGCCGCCGTCCCGTTGGTTGCCATGTGGTGCTTCTTGCTCGATGGTATTTTCATCGGCGCGACACGCGGGCGTGAGATGCGCAACAGTATGTTCGTTGCCACCTGTTGCTATTTTGCCCTCTGGTGGCTGCTGTCGGGCTTTGGCAACCATGCCCTTTGGGGGGCGATGCTCGGTTTTATGGCGATGCGCGGGGGTGGCCTGGCCGCGATATTTGCTTACCAATGGCAAAAAAATATTTTCCTACAGCCAGCTAATGCAAACAAATAG
- the nfuA gene encoding Fe-S biogenesis protein NfuA, which translates to MITISENAQQHFGKLLAQQPEGTNIRVFVVNPGTQNAECGVSYCPPEAVEASDTEIKFDLFSAFVDELSLPFLEDAEIDFVTDKMGSQLTLKAPNAKVRKVSDDAPLMERVDYVIQTQVNPQLAGHGGHVSLSEITEDGVAILQFGGGCNGCSMVDVTLKEGIEKELLAQFAGELTGVRDVTEHARGEHSYY; encoded by the coding sequence ATGATTACTATTTCTGAGAATGCTCAACAGCACTTCGGCAAGCTTCTGGCCCAGCAACCAGAAGGGACAAACATCCGTGTATTCGTGGTAAACCCAGGGACGCAAAATGCAGAGTGCGGCGTGTCCTACTGTCCACCGGAAGCCGTGGAAGCCAGTGACACCGAAATCAAATTCGATCTGTTCTCGGCTTTCGTCGATGAGCTGAGCCTACCGTTCCTTGAAGATGCCGAGATTGATTTTGTCACCGACAAGATGGGATCGCAGCTAACGCTTAAAGCACCGAATGCCAAGGTACGCAAAGTGTCTGATGACGCGCCGCTGATGGAGCGTGTTGACTATGTGATCCAAACCCAGGTTAACCCACAGCTAGCTGGCCACGGTGGCCATGTATCACTGTCTGAAATCACTGAAGACGGTGTGGCTATCCTGCAGTTCGGCGGCGGTTGTAACGGCTGTTCAATGGTTGACGTGACCTTGAAAGAAGGTATCGAAAAAGAGCTACTGGCCCAGTTCGCCGGCGAGCTCACTGGCGTGCGTGATGTTACCGAACACGCCCGTGGCGAGCACTCTTACTACTGA
- a CDS encoding ComF family protein: protein MVSLFTQFTNFLRRYHRCQLCQLPADGSHPLWCNHCLARFPCPPYCHHCGNTLVASASHCGQCLGHAKPWQRFYRAGEYQFPLRQLIHQLKFQRKFWLAQPLGELLARQIDDPAPLLLPIPLHPLRRLNRGFNQSSLIAQAVALQTGSQFDTRLLKRRRYTPPQHRLSKAQRQHNLEQAFRLANPRSLPSHVALVDDVVTTGSTVAEAAALLRQYGVARIDIYCLSYTPPQNSAEKSPRSVPKS from the coding sequence ATGGTATCGCTATTCACCCAATTCACCAACTTTCTCCGCCGCTACCATCGCTGCCAACTTTGTCAGCTGCCCGCTGACGGTAGCCATCCCTTATGGTGCAACCATTGCCTTGCCCGCTTTCCGTGCCCGCCCTACTGCCACCATTGTGGCAACACCCTAGTGGCATCCGCCAGCCACTGTGGCCAGTGCCTGGGCCACGCCAAGCCCTGGCAGCGCTTCTACCGCGCCGGCGAATACCAATTCCCGCTGCGCCAGCTGATCCACCAGCTCAAATTCCAACGCAAGTTCTGGCTGGCCCAGCCCTTGGGCGAACTGTTGGCACGGCAGATTGACGATCCGGCACCGTTATTGCTGCCCATCCCCCTGCACCCTCTTCGCCGGCTTAACCGGGGCTTCAACCAGAGCAGCCTCATCGCCCAGGCCGTTGCCCTGCAGACCGGCAGTCAGTTTGACACCCGGCTGCTCAAGCGCCGGCGTTACACCCCACCCCAGCACCGGCTCAGCAAAGCACAGCGTCAGCATAACCTCGAACAAGCATTTAGACTGGCCAACCCGCGCTCACTGCCGTCCCATGTCGCCCTCGTCGATGATGTCGTTACGACTGGCTCCACCGTGGCTGAAGCGGCGGCCCTGCTCCGTCAGTACGGCGTAGCACGGATCGATATCTACTGCCTCAGCTATACCCCACCGCAAAATTCTGCAGAAAAATCGCCGAGATCCGTGCCGAAATCATAG
- the bioH gene encoding pimeloyl-ACP methyl ester esterase BioH: MTAQLHWQTEGQGSDLLLIHGWGMNGAVWQQVLPELTQHYRVHVVDLPGYGHSRHHPAVDVDEMANMLLAQAPEQAIWLGWSLGGLVATTAALQAPGRVQKLVTVASSPRFAAEKTWRGIKPEVLDDFRRQLDLDFRATIERFMALQAMGSRTARQDIRQLKEAVLSRPEPNPAALALGLDILARVDLRPELAAVSQPWLRLYGRLDGLVPAKVARDLDSLAPQSQQHVFAAASHAPFISHPDEFIDTLKAFTG; this comes from the coding sequence ATGACAGCACAGCTTCACTGGCAAACGGAAGGACAAGGTTCCGATCTACTTCTCATTCATGGCTGGGGAATGAACGGTGCCGTGTGGCAGCAGGTATTGCCGGAGCTTACCCAGCATTACCGGGTGCATGTGGTTGATCTGCCTGGTTACGGCCACAGCCGGCATCACCCGGCTGTCGATGTCGACGAGATGGCCAATATGCTACTGGCGCAAGCGCCGGAGCAGGCGATTTGGCTCGGCTGGTCGCTGGGCGGCTTGGTCGCGACAACAGCTGCGTTGCAGGCTCCGGGCAGGGTACAGAAACTGGTGACCGTGGCGAGCTCACCACGGTTTGCAGCCGAAAAGACCTGGCGGGGGATCAAACCTGAGGTGCTGGACGATTTCCGCCGCCAGCTTGATCTGGATTTCAGGGCCACCATCGAACGTTTTATGGCCTTGCAGGCAATGGGGAGCCGGACTGCAAGGCAGGATATCCGCCAACTCAAGGAGGCGGTGCTGTCCCGTCCCGAACCCAACCCAGCCGCGTTGGCGCTGGGGCTGGATATCTTGGCCCGGGTCGATTTGCGCCCCGAACTGGCGGCGGTCTCGCAGCCGTGGCTGCGGCTTTATGGCCGGCTCGATGGTTTGGTGCCGGCGAAGGTCGCCCGCGATCTTGACTCGCTCGCCCCGCAGTCGCAGCAACATGTATTTGCTGCCGCTTCCCATGCGCCGTTTATTTCCCATCCTGATGAATTTATCGATACGCTAAAAGCGTTTACGGGTTAA
- a CDS encoding ATP-dependent Lon protease, with protein sequence MLVTPVQVGAPAVAPTINPPTEQTARDNRVREKIVPPTEMQSSARERALSSEEKQLKKPSWDPSEHPDYQHPAVEEKHYGYQEAMERLVKALSADSYMADASDLGYSMHIKLPRELLEALEQISQSERTKGVVAHKYAQATVPNPPTEYLVVL encoded by the coding sequence ATGCTAGTCACTCCCGTACAGGTGGGCGCGCCAGCCGTTGCCCCGACGATTAACCCGCCGACCGAGCAAACTGCGCGGGATAACCGTGTACGTGAAAAAATCGTCCCCCCCACAGAAATGCAATCCTCGGCCCGTGAGCGTGCACTGAGCAGTGAAGAGAAGCAGCTCAAGAAGCCATCCTGGGATCCCTCCGAACACCCCGACTACCAGCATCCGGCCGTGGAAGAGAAACACTACGGCTACCAGGAAGCGATGGAAAGGCTGGTCAAAGCCCTGTCGGCAGATAGCTATATGGCGGATGCCAGTGATCTGGGCTATTCGATGCACATCAAGCTGCCGCGCGAGTTGCTCGAGGCGCTGGAGCAAATCAGCCAGTCCGAGCGCACCAAGGGGGTGGTAGCCCACAAGTATGCCCAGGCCACGGTGCCCAACCCGCCGACCGAGTACTTGGTGGTGCTTTAA
- a CDS encoding Tex family protein produces the protein MSNTINQMIANELNVRQEQVTAAITLLDDGNTVPFVARYRKEVTGGLDDTQLRTLESRLGYLRELEDRRQVIIKSISEQGKLTAELEAAIKDADSKTRLEDLYLPYKPKRRTKGQIAIEAGIEPLADSLWSDPSQTPEHSAAAYVDADKGFADAKAVLDGARAILMERFAEDATLLEKIRRHLQSQAELTSRVVEGKELEGAKFKDYFEYNEAFKNIPSHRALALFRGRNEGILQISLNADPNQEEGVRGSYCEVMIADHLGVTLGSQPADIWRKQVISWAWRIKIAMHLETELMAALREKAEDGAMQVFADNLKDLLMAAPAGPRVTLALDPGLRTGCKVAVVDATGKLLDTATIYPHTARARVAEAEASLLALLNKHNVDLIAIGNGTASRETDSFVASLLKDNNLKIQSVMVSEAGASVYSASELAANEFPQLDVSLRGAVSIGRRLQDPLAELVKIDPKSIGVGQYQHDVSQSMLAKRLDAVVEDCVNAVGVDVNTASPALLTRVAGLNGTIAQNIVNYRDENGRFDSRTTLKKVARLGPKAFEQCAGFLRIMGGKNPLDSSAVHPESYAVVKSIAAANDKALEAIIGNTEFLRSLKAVDYTDDKFGLPTVTDIISELDKPGRDPRPEFKTATFAEGVNEVKDLIPGMVLEGVITNVTNFGAFVDVGVHQDGLVHISALSDKFVSDPREVVKAGDIVKVKVMEVDLQRNRIGMSMRLSDEPGQDSKPARKPQQPRPQGNQRNQQSRQRQDRQSGNGNSAMGGAFAAAFANAKKK, from the coding sequence ATGAGCAATACGATCAACCAGATGATTGCCAACGAGCTGAATGTTCGCCAGGAACAAGTCACAGCCGCAATCACTTTGCTCGATGACGGTAATACCGTGCCTTTCGTGGCCCGTTACCGTAAGGAAGTGACCGGCGGGCTGGATGATACCCAGCTCCGCACCCTAGAGTCTCGCCTTGGCTACCTGCGCGAGCTCGAAGACCGCCGCCAGGTGATCATCAAATCCATTTCCGAACAGGGCAAGCTGACCGCCGAGCTCGAAGCAGCCATCAAGGATGCCGACAGCAAAACCCGCCTGGAAGATCTCTATCTGCCCTACAAGCCCAAGCGCCGTACCAAAGGGCAGATCGCCATCGAGGCCGGTATTGAGCCACTGGCCGACTCGTTATGGAGCGATCCGAGCCAAACGCCGGAGCACAGCGCGGCCGCCTATGTCGATGCCGACAAGGGCTTTGCCGATGCCAAAGCAGTGCTCGACGGTGCCCGCGCCATCTTGATGGAGCGCTTTGCCGAAGACGCCACCCTGCTGGAAAAAATCCGCCGCCACCTGCAATCCCAGGCCGAGCTGACCTCGCGCGTGGTTGAGGGCAAGGAGCTGGAAGGAGCCAAATTCAAGGACTACTTCGAGTACAACGAAGCATTCAAGAATATTCCTTCCCACCGAGCCCTCGCCCTGTTCCGAGGCCGTAACGAAGGCATCCTGCAGATCAGCCTCAATGCCGATCCTAACCAGGAAGAAGGCGTGCGCGGCTCCTACTGCGAAGTCATGATTGCCGACCACCTCGGTGTGACGCTGGGCAGCCAACCGGCCGATATCTGGCGCAAGCAAGTGATCAGCTGGGCATGGCGCATCAAGATTGCCATGCACCTGGAAACCGAACTGATGGCGGCACTGAGGGAAAAAGCCGAAGACGGCGCGATGCAGGTGTTTGCCGACAACCTCAAAGATTTGCTGATGGCTGCGCCTGCGGGTCCTCGTGTCACGCTGGCACTGGATCCCGGTCTACGTACCGGCTGCAAGGTGGCGGTAGTCGATGCCACCGGCAAGCTGCTCGATACGGCCACTATCTACCCGCATACCGCCCGTGCCCGCGTCGCGGAAGCCGAGGCCTCCTTGTTGGCCCTGCTGAACAAGCACAACGTCGATTTGATTGCGATCGGTAACGGCACTGCTTCACGTGAAACAGACAGCTTTGTGGCCAGCCTGCTCAAGGACAACAACCTCAAGATCCAGAGCGTGATGGTCAGCGAAGCCGGCGCATCGGTGTACTCGGCCTCCGAGCTGGCCGCCAACGAATTCCCGCAGCTGGATGTATCGCTGCGCGGTGCCGTGTCTATCGGCCGCCGCCTGCAAGACCCGTTAGCCGAACTGGTGAAGATCGATCCGAAATCCATCGGTGTCGGCCAGTACCAGCACGATGTCAGCCAGAGCATGCTGGCCAAGCGCCTGGATGCCGTGGTCGAGGACTGCGTGAACGCCGTCGGTGTCGATGTGAATACCGCCTCGCCGGCCCTGCTGACCCGCGTCGCCGGCCTGAATGGCACTATTGCCCAGAACATCGTGAACTACCGCGATGAGAACGGCCGCTTCGACAGCCGCACTACGCTGAAGAAAGTCGCGCGCCTCGGGCCGAAGGCCTTCGAGCAGTGTGCCGGCTTCCTGCGTATCATGGGCGGCAAGAACCCGCTCGATAGCTCGGCGGTCCACCCGGAATCCTACGCCGTGGTCAAGAGCATCGCCGCTGCCAACGACAAGGCGCTCGAGGCCATCATTGGCAACACCGAGTTCCTGCGCAGCTTAAAGGCTGTTGACTATACCGATGACAAATTCGGCCTGCCGACGGTAACCGACATCATCAGCGAGCTCGACAAACCGGGCCGCGACCCGCGTCCGGAATTCAAGACCGCCACCTTCGCCGAAGGGGTCAACGAGGTCAAGGATCTGATCCCGGGCATGGTGCTGGAGGGGGTGATCACCAACGTCACCAACTTCGGCGCCTTCGTCGATGTCGGTGTCCACCAGGACGGCCTGGTGCATATCTCTGCCCTGTCGGACAAGTTCGTGTCTGACCCGCGCGAAGTGGTCAAGGCCGGTGATATCGTCAAGGTCAAGGTGATGGAAGTGGATCTGCAGCGCAACCGGATCGGGATGTCGATGCGCCTGAGCGACGAGCCAGGCCAGGACAGCAAGCCGGCCCGCAAGCCGCAGCAACCCCGTCCTCAGGGCAACCAGCGCAACCAACAATCACGCCAGCGCCAAGACCGCCAGTCGGGCAACGGCAACAGCGCGATGGGTGGTGCCTTTGCCGCCGCGTTTGCCAACGCGAAGAAGAAGTAA
- the greB gene encoding transcription elongation factor GreB: MKTNLITREGYDKLKQELDFLWKEERPEVTKKVTWAASLGDRSENADYQYNKKRLREIDRRVRYLRKRLEQVQVVDYSPQQDGKIFFGAWVEIENDEGETKAFRIVGPDEIYGRNDYISIDSPMARALLKKEVDDEVEVNTPAGKKEWFVNSIRYQ; this comes from the coding sequence ATGAAAACCAACCTCATTACCCGCGAGGGCTATGACAAGCTCAAGCAAGAACTCGACTTTCTGTGGAAAGAAGAGCGCCCCGAAGTCACCAAAAAAGTGACCTGGGCAGCCAGCCTTGGCGACCGCAGCGAAAATGCCGATTACCAGTACAACAAAAAACGCCTGCGCGAAATAGACCGCCGGGTCCGCTACCTGCGCAAGCGCCTCGAACAAGTACAGGTGGTAGACTACTCGCCGCAGCAAGACGGCAAGATCTTCTTCGGGGCCTGGGTCGAAATTGAAAACGATGAGGGAGAGACCAAAGCCTTCCGTATCGTCGGCCCGGATGAAATCTACGGCCGCAACGACTACATCTCGATTGACTCGCCCATGGCCCGAGCCCTGCTGAAAAAAGAGGTCGATGACGAGGTCGAAGTGAATACGCCCGCGGGCAAAAAAGAGTGGTTTGTCAACAGCATCCGCTACCAATAG